In Pseudomonas fluorescens, the following are encoded in one genomic region:
- a CDS encoding glycogen/starch/alpha-glucan phosphorylase: MTQEPLVREAEVAAFRDAVLTKLTYAVGKDPDHAFDHDWFEAIALAARDHMVEHWMDHTRQIYRKGQKRVYYLSLEFLIGRLLYDSLSNLGLLDVAREALTELGVDLERIRLLEPDAALGNGGLGRLAACFMESMSTLGIAGHGYGIRYEHGLFRQAIVDGWQQEQTEHWLDFGNPWEFERPEVAYTIGFGGGVETLTDDTGKTRQVWSPAETVRAIAYDTPVVGWRGASVNTLRLWRARAMEDLHLERFNAGDHLGAVAEVARAESISRVLYPADSTEAGQELRLRQEYFFVAASLQDLLRRHRNMHTSVLTLGDHASIQLNDTHPSIAVAELMRQLVDVYDVAWDAAWQVTVDTLSYTNHTLLPEALETWPVGLMERMLPRHMQIIYLINAHHIDSLRAKGIHDFDVLRAVSLIEEDNGRRVRMGNLAFLGSHSINGVSGLHTQLMRQTVFSELHKLYPERINNKTNGITFRRWLYQANPELTSMLVDTLGPEVLDNPEKRLLALEPFAEKSAFRKAFAEQRLHSKKALAYLIHERLGVAVNPAAMFDVQVKRIHEYKRQLLNLMHTVALYQAIRAEPEIDWVPRVKIFAGKAAASYHQAKLIIKLTNDIARVVNNDPTVRGLLKVVFLPNYNVSLAESIIPAADLSEQISTAGFEASGTSNMKFGLNGALTIGTLDGANVEMCDRIGAEHMFIFGLSAQQVEARKQNHEFSAVPDIAASHRLNDVLQAIRGGVFSPDDPSRYVGLIDSLVDYDRFLVCADFDSYWHAQMRVEAHWHDSKEWWRSAVLSTARMGWFSSDRTIREYATEIWKALE; this comes from the coding sequence ATGACTCAAGAACCACTTGTTCGCGAAGCAGAGGTGGCCGCATTCCGCGACGCCGTCTTGACCAAACTCACTTATGCAGTGGGTAAAGACCCGGATCACGCCTTCGACCACGACTGGTTCGAAGCCATTGCCCTGGCCGCGCGGGATCACATGGTCGAGCACTGGATGGACCACACGCGGCAGATCTACCGAAAAGGCCAGAAGCGCGTTTATTACCTCTCCCTGGAGTTCCTCATCGGCCGGCTGCTCTACGACAGCCTGAGCAACCTCGGCCTGCTCGACGTGGCCCGCGAAGCCCTGACCGAACTCGGCGTCGACCTTGAGCGCATCCGCCTGCTGGAGCCCGATGCGGCGCTGGGTAACGGGGGCCTCGGACGTCTGGCGGCGTGTTTCATGGAAAGCATGTCGACCCTCGGCATCGCCGGTCATGGCTACGGTATTCGTTACGAACACGGCTTGTTCCGCCAGGCCATCGTCGATGGCTGGCAGCAGGAGCAGACCGAACACTGGCTGGATTTCGGCAACCCGTGGGAGTTCGAGCGCCCGGAAGTGGCTTACACCATCGGTTTCGGCGGCGGTGTCGAGACCCTGACCGACGACACCGGCAAAACCAGACAAGTCTGGTCCCCGGCGGAAACCGTACGCGCCATTGCGTATGACACGCCGGTGGTCGGTTGGCGCGGGGCAAGCGTCAACACGCTGCGTTTGTGGCGCGCACGGGCCATGGAAGATCTGCATCTGGAGCGTTTCAACGCTGGCGACCACCTGGGCGCCGTGGCCGAAGTGGCCCGGGCCGAAAGCATCTCCCGGGTGCTGTACCCGGCGGACAGCACCGAGGCCGGCCAGGAATTGCGCCTGCGCCAGGAGTATTTCTTTGTCGCCGCCTCGTTGCAGGATCTGCTGCGCCGCCATCGCAACATGCACACCTCGGTGCTGACCCTGGGCGATCACGCTTCGATCCAGCTCAACGACACCCACCCCTCGATTGCCGTGGCTGAACTGATGCGGCAGCTGGTCGACGTCTATGACGTGGCGTGGGATGCGGCGTGGCAGGTCACCGTCGATACGCTGTCCTACACCAACCACACATTGCTGCCCGAAGCGCTGGAAACCTGGCCGGTCGGTTTGATGGAGCGCATGTTGCCGCGGCACATGCAGATCATTTACCTGATCAACGCCCATCACATTGACTCGCTGCGGGCCAAAGGTATTCACGACTTCGACGTGTTGCGCGCGGTGTCGTTGATCGAGGAAGACAACGGTCGTCGGGTGCGCATGGGCAACCTGGCGTTTCTCGGTTCCCACAGCATCAACGGTGTGTCCGGGTTGCACACGCAGCTGATGCGCCAAACGGTGTTCTCCGAACTGCACAAGCTCTACCCGGAGCGGATCAACAACAAAACCAACGGCATCACCTTCCGCCGCTGGCTGTATCAGGCCAACCCCGAGCTGACCTCGATGCTGGTCGATACCCTCGGGCCCGAAGTGCTGGATAACCCGGAAAAGCGTTTGCTTGCCCTCGAACCGTTCGCCGAGAAAAGTGCATTTCGCAAGGCGTTTGCCGAGCAACGCCTGCACAGCAAGAAAGCCCTGGCGTACCTGATTCATGAGCGGTTGGGCGTGGCGGTAAACCCGGCGGCGATGTTCGACGTGCAGGTCAAGCGGATCCACGAATACAAACGCCAGTTGCTCAACCTGATGCACACCGTGGCGTTGTACCAGGCGATTCGCGCGGAGCCTGAAATCGACTGGGTACCACGGGTGAAGATCTTCGCCGGCAAGGCCGCCGCGAGTTATCACCAGGCCAAACTGATCATCAAACTGACCAACGACATCGCCCGGGTGGTGAATAACGACCCGACCGTGCGCGGCTTGCTCAAAGTGGTGTTCCTGCCCAACTACAACGTCAGCCTGGCGGAGAGCATCATTCCGGCGGCGGATTTGTCCGAGCAGATCTCCACCGCCGGGTTCGAAGCGTCAGGCACCAGCAACATGAAATTCGGCCTCAACGGCGCGCTGACCATCGGCACCCTGGACGGGGCCAACGTGGAAATGTGCGACCGCATCGGCGCCGAGCACATGTTCATCTTCGGCCTCAGCGCGCAGCAGGTGGAGGCGCGCAAGCAGAACCATGAGTTCAGCGCGGTGCCGGATATCGCCGCGTCCCATCGTCTGAACGATGTGCTGCAAGCGATTCGTGGTGGGGTGTTCTCGCCGGATGATCCGTCCCGTTATGTCGGGTTGATCGATTCGCTGGTGGACTACGACCGCTTCCTGGTCTGCGCCGACTTCGATTCCTACTGGCACGCCCAGATGCGCGTCGAAGCCCATTGGCACGATTCGAAGGAGTGGTGGCGTTCAGCGGTGTTGAGCACGGCACGGATGGGCTGGTTCTCGTCGGACCGGACCATTCGCGAGTACGCCACGGAAATCTGGAAGGCACTGGAGTAA
- the typA gene encoding translational GTPase TypA, producing MIENLRNIAIIAHVDHGKTTLVDKLLRQSGTLERNELNDERVMDSNDQEKERGITILAKNTAINWNGYHINIVDTPGHADFGGEVERVMSMVDSVLLLVDAQDGPMPQTRFVTKKAFEAGLRPIVVINKVDRPGARPDWVLDQIFDLFDNLGATEEQLDFKVVYASALNGIAGLDHTEMAEDMTPLYQSIVDNVPAPKVDRDGPFQMQISALDYNSFLGVIGVGRIARGRVKPNTPVVAIDADGKKRNGRILKLMGHHGLHRIDVEEALAGDIVCISGFDQLFISDTLCDPLNVEAMKPLTVDEPTVSMTFQVNDSPFCGKEGKFVTSRNIKERLDKELLFNVALRVEEGDTADKFKVSGRGELHLSVLIETMRREGFEMGVGRPEVIIRMVDGVKHEPYENVTIDLPEESQGAIMEQIGIRKGDLTNMVPDGKGRVRLEYNIPARGLIGFRNEFLTLTSGAGILTSIFDRYDTMKSGDMSGRQNGVLVSVATGKALTYSLETLQSRGKLFIEHGQDIYEGQIVGLNSRDNDLGVNPTKGKKLDNMRASGKDETIALVPPVRFTLEQALEFVQEDELCEVTPKSIRLRKKILGESERTRAAKKSGN from the coding sequence GTGATCGAAAATCTACGCAACATCGCCATCATTGCCCACGTTGACCATGGTAAGACCACCCTGGTAGACAAACTCCTGCGTCAATCCGGCACCCTGGAGCGCAACGAGCTCAACGACGAGCGCGTGATGGACTCCAACGACCAGGAAAAAGAGCGCGGTATTACCATTCTGGCGAAAAACACCGCCATCAACTGGAACGGCTACCACATCAACATCGTGGACACCCCGGGCCACGCCGACTTCGGCGGCGAAGTTGAACGCGTAATGTCGATGGTCGACTCCGTTCTGCTGCTGGTTGACGCTCAAGACGGCCCTATGCCGCAAACCCGTTTCGTGACCAAGAAGGCTTTCGAAGCCGGCCTGCGTCCAATCGTGGTCATCAACAAGGTTGACCGTCCAGGCGCGCGTCCGGACTGGGTTCTGGACCAGATCTTCGACCTGTTCGATAACCTGGGTGCCACCGAAGAACAGCTGGACTTCAAAGTCGTCTACGCCTCGGCCCTGAACGGTATTGCCGGTCTGGACCACACCGAAATGGCTGAAGACATGACCCCGCTGTACCAGTCGATCGTCGACAACGTACCAGCGCCGAAAGTCGACCGTGACGGTCCGTTCCAGATGCAGATCTCCGCACTGGACTACAACAGCTTCCTGGGTGTGATCGGCGTTGGCCGTATCGCTCGCGGTCGCGTCAAGCCGAACACTCCGGTCGTGGCTATCGACGCTGACGGCAAGAAGCGCAACGGTCGTATCCTGAAGCTGATGGGTCACCACGGCCTGCACCGCATTGACGTTGAAGAAGCTTTGGCTGGCGACATCGTCTGCATCAGTGGCTTCGACCAGCTGTTCATCTCCGACACCCTGTGCGACCCACTGAACGTCGAAGCGATGAAGCCGCTGACCGTTGACGAACCAACCGTTTCCATGACCTTCCAGGTAAACGACTCGCCTTTCTGCGGTAAAGAAGGCAAGTTCGTGACCAGCCGTAACATCAAGGAACGTCTGGACAAGGAACTGCTGTTCAACGTTGCCCTGCGCGTTGAAGAAGGCGACACCGCCGACAAGTTCAAAGTCTCCGGCCGTGGTGAGCTGCACCTCTCGGTACTGATCGAAACCATGCGTCGCGAAGGCTTCGAAATGGGTGTTGGTCGTCCGGAAGTGATCATCCGTATGGTTGATGGCGTCAAGCACGAACCGTACGAAAACGTGACCATCGACCTGCCGGAAGAATCCCAGGGCGCGATCATGGAACAGATCGGTATCCGTAAAGGCGACCTGACCAACATGGTTCCGGATGGCAAGGGCCGTGTGCGCCTTGAGTACAACATCCCGGCCCGTGGTCTGATCGGTTTCCGTAACGAGTTCCTGACCCTGACCTCCGGTGCAGGCATCCTGACCTCGATCTTCGACCGTTACGACACCATGAAGTCCGGTGACATGTCCGGCCGTCAGAACGGCGTGCTGGTATCGGTTGCTACCGGTAAGGCACTGACCTACTCGCTGGAAACCCTGCAGTCGCGTGGCAAGCTGTTCATCGAACACGGCCAGGACATCTATGAAGGTCAAATCGTTGGTCTGAACAGCCGCGACAACGACCTGGGTGTTAACCCAACCAAAGGCAAGAAGCTCGACAACATGCGTGCTTCGGGTAAAGACGAAACCATCGCTCTGGTTCCGCCTGTACGCTTCACTCTGGAGCAAGCTCTGGAATTCGTACAAGAAGACGAGCTGTGTGAAGTCACGCCTAAGTCCATCCGTCTTCGCAAGAAGATCCTGGGCGAAAGCGAGCGTACCCGCGCTGCCAAGAAGTCCGGTAACTAA
- the thiI gene encoding tRNA uracil 4-sulfurtransferase ThiI, with the protein MKLIVKVFPEITIKSRPVRMRFIRQLAKNIRAVLRDLDPAVVVNGVWDNLELETRVSDPKALKEMGERLSCMPGIAHFLQIDEYPLGDFDDIVEKCKQHYGDALAGKIFSVRCKRAGKHPFSSIDIEKYVGSQLRRQCGAAGIDLKKPEIEVRIEVRDQRLFVIHSQHNGIGGYPLGALEQTLVLMSGGFDSTVAAYQIMRRGLMAHFCFFNLGGRAHELGVMEVAHFIWKKYGSSQRVLFVSVPFEEVLGEILGKVDNSHMGVVLKRMMLRASSQIADRLHIDALVTGEAISQVSSQTLPNLSVIDCVTDKLVLRPLIASHKQDIIDLANEIGTADFARHMPEYCGVISVNPKTAAKRYRVEHEEKEFDMAVLERALENAKLVPIDRVIDELGQDLQIEEVSEALAGQIVIDIRHPDAAEDDPLELAGIEVQTMPFYAVNARFKELDPTRQYLLYCDKGVMSRLHAHHLLSEGHANVRVYRPS; encoded by the coding sequence ATGAAATTAATCGTAAAAGTCTTCCCCGAGATCACCATCAAGAGCCGCCCGGTACGGATGCGTTTCATCCGTCAATTGGCCAAGAACATCCGTGCCGTGCTCCGCGATCTGGACCCGGCCGTGGTGGTGAACGGCGTGTGGGACAACCTCGAGCTGGAAACCCGCGTCAGCGACCCCAAGGCCTTGAAGGAGATGGGCGAGCGCCTGAGCTGCATGCCGGGCATCGCGCATTTCCTGCAGATCGATGAGTACCCGCTGGGCGATTTCGACGACATCGTTGAAAAGTGCAAGCAGCACTACGGTGATGCACTGGCCGGCAAGATCTTCTCGGTGCGTTGCAAGCGTGCCGGCAAGCACCCATTTAGCTCCATCGATATCGAAAAATATGTCGGCAGCCAGTTGCGCCGTCAGTGTGGTGCCGCCGGGATCGACCTGAAAAAGCCGGAAATCGAAGTCCGGATCGAAGTTCGCGACCAACGGTTGTTCGTGATCCACAGCCAGCACAACGGCATCGGCGGATATCCGCTGGGCGCGCTGGAGCAGACCCTGGTGCTGATGTCCGGCGGCTTCGACTCCACCGTGGCGGCCTACCAGATCATGCGCCGCGGCCTGATGGCGCATTTCTGCTTCTTCAATCTGGGCGGACGTGCCCACGAACTGGGCGTCATGGAAGTCGCGCATTTCATCTGGAAGAAGTACGGCAGCTCCCAACGCGTGCTATTTGTCAGTGTGCCGTTCGAAGAAGTGCTGGGCGAAATTCTCGGCAAAGTCGATAACAGTCATATGGGCGTAGTATTGAAGCGTATGATGTTGCGCGCTTCGTCCCAAATTGCCGACCGACTGCACATCGACGCGCTGGTCACCGGTGAGGCGATCTCCCAGGTGTCGAGCCAGACGCTGCCGAACCTGTCAGTGATCGATTGCGTGACTGACAAGCTGGTACTGCGCCCGCTGATCGCCAGCCACAAGCAGGACATCATCGACCTGGCCAACGAAATCGGTACCGCCGATTTCGCCCGGCACATGCCGGAATACTGCGGCGTCATCTCGGTCAATCCGAAGACTGCGGCCAAGCGCTATCGCGTCGAGCATGAAGAGAAAGAATTCGATATGGCGGTACTCGAGCGTGCGCTCGAAAACGCCAAGCTGGTGCCGATCGATCGCGTGATCGATGAATTGGGCCAGGACTTGCAGATTGAAGAAGTCAGCGAAGCGCTGGCCGGTCAGATCGTCATCGACATCCGTCACCCGGATGCCGCTGAAGACGACCCGCTGGAACTCGCTGGCATCGAGGTACAAACGATGCCGTTTTATGCAGTGAACGCTCGTTTCAAGGAACTGGACCCTACTCGCCAGTACCTGCTGTATTGCGACAAAGGCGTGATGAGTCGCCTGCATGCCCACCATTTGCTCAGTGAGGGGCATGCCAATGTGCGCGTTTATCGACCGAGCTAA
- the glnA gene encoding type I glutamate--ammonia ligase translates to MSKSVQLIKDHDVKWIDLRFTDTKGTQHHVTMPARDALDDDFFEVGKMFDGSSIAGWKGIEASDMILMPDDSTAVLDPFTEEPTLILVCDIIEPSSMQGYDRDPRAIAKRAEEHLKATAIGDTVYAGPEPEFFIFDQVKFKSDISGSMFKIYSEQGSWMSDQDIEGGNKGHRPGVKGGYFPVPPFDHDHEIRTSMCNALEEMGLTVEVHHHEVATAGQNEIGVKFNTLVKKADETQTLKYVVHNVADAYGRTATFMPKPLYGDNGSGMHVHMSIWKDGKNTFAGEGYAGLSDTALYFIGGIIKHGKALNGFTNPATNSYKRLVPGFEAPVMLAYSARNRSASIRIPYVSSPKARRIEARFPDPAANPYLCFAALLMAGLDGIQNKIHPGDAADKNLYDLPPEEAKEIPQVCGSLKEALEELDKGRAFLTKGGVFSDDFIDAYIALKSEEEIKVRTFVHPLEYELYYSC, encoded by the coding sequence ATGTCGAAGTCGGTTCAACTCATCAAAGATCATGACGTCAAGTGGATTGATCTGCGCTTCACGGACACCAAAGGCACTCAGCACCACGTGACCATGCCGGCTCGCGATGCGCTGGATGACGACTTCTTCGAAGTCGGCAAAATGTTCGACGGTTCCTCCATCGCTGGCTGGAAAGGCATCGAAGCCTCCGACATGATCCTGATGCCGGACGACTCCACCGCTGTCCTGGATCCGTTCACCGAAGAACCGACCCTGATCCTGGTCTGCGACATCATCGAACCTTCGAGCATGCAAGGCTACGATCGCGACCCACGTGCGATCGCCAAGCGCGCCGAAGAGCACCTGAAAGCCACCGCTATCGGTGACACCGTGTACGCCGGTCCAGAGCCAGAGTTCTTCATCTTCGACCAGGTCAAGTTCAAGTCCGACATTTCCGGTTCCATGTTCAAGATCTACTCTGAACAAGGTTCGTGGATGTCCGACCAGGACATCGAAGGCGGCAACAAAGGCCACCGTCCAGGCGTCAAAGGCGGCTACTTCCCGGTTCCACCGTTCGACCACGACCACGAAATCCGTACCTCCATGTGCAACGCACTGGAAGAAATGGGCCTGACCGTCGAAGTTCACCACCACGAAGTGGCGACTGCCGGCCAGAACGAAATCGGCGTCAAGTTCAACACCCTGGTGAAGAAAGCCGACGAAACCCAAACCCTGAAGTACGTTGTACACAACGTTGCTGACGCCTACGGCCGCACCGCGACCTTCATGCCGAAGCCACTGTACGGCGACAACGGTTCGGGCATGCACGTTCACATGTCCATCTGGAAAGATGGCAAGAACACCTTCGCAGGCGAAGGTTATGCCGGCCTGTCCGACACCGCCCTGTACTTCATCGGCGGCATCATCAAGCACGGTAAGGCCCTGAACGGCTTCACCAACCCGGCGACCAACTCCTACAAGCGTCTGGTTCCAGGCTTCGAAGCTCCGGTAATGCTGGCCTACTCGGCTCGCAACCGCTCCGCTTCGATCCGTATTCCTTACGTGTCGAGCCCGAAAGCCCGCCGTATCGAAGCACGCTTCCCGGATCCGGCTGCCAACCCATACCTGTGCTTCGCCGCACTGCTGATGGCTGGCCTGGATGGCATCCAGAACAAGATCCACCCTGGCGATGCCGCTGACAAAAACCTGTACGACCTGCCGCCTGAAGAGGCCAAAGAGATCCCACAAGTTTGCGGCAGCCTGAAAGAAGCCCTGGAAGAGCTGGACAAAGGTCGTGCGTTCCTGACCAAAGGCGGCGTTTTCAGCGACGACTTCATCGACGCTTACATCGCCCTGAAAAGCGAAGAAGAAATCAAGGTACGTACCTTCGTACACCCACTGGAATACGAGCTGTACTACAGCTGCTGA
- a CDS encoding YkgJ family cysteine cluster protein, whose product MMKPNLIAAAEIDRLDTWAKYSAPMCGSCMSSCCTLPVEVKIKDLIRIGVVDEFELGDPPKNIAKRLQKEGLVERFNQKSGIFTLQRMSNNDCLYLDRKSRLCTIYEKRPDTCRNHPKIGPRPGYCAYKPKEVERERSSRSIERF is encoded by the coding sequence ATGATGAAGCCGAACCTGATCGCTGCCGCAGAGATCGACCGCCTCGATACCTGGGCCAAGTACTCTGCCCCGATGTGCGGCTCGTGCATGTCCAGCTGCTGCACCCTGCCGGTCGAGGTCAAGATCAAGGATCTGATCCGCATCGGTGTGGTCGATGAGTTCGAGCTGGGCGATCCGCCGAAGAACATCGCCAAGCGTCTGCAAAAGGAAGGCCTGGTCGAACGTTTCAACCAGAAGTCTGGAATCTTTACCCTCCAGCGCATGAGCAACAACGATTGCCTGTACCTGGATCGTAAGAGCCGTCTGTGCACTATTTATGAAAAACGCCCGGATACCTGCCGCAACCACCCGAAAATCGGCCCGCGGCCGGGGTATTGCGCGTACAAGCCCAAGGAAGTGGAGCGCGAGCGGAGTTCGCGGAGTATCGAGCGGTTCTGA
- a CDS encoding DUF4124 domain-containing protein — MRPLLLLLLLSFIFPVMAQIYKYTDAAGNTAYSNQPPAGVDARAVDLPPLNSIERQPPSAPAQPQAGNDAEPIHGAYEKLELTGLPTTEALRANNGTFTINVLIKPRLQDPHLLRLLLDGQPYGQPGNVPTLQLVNIDRGEHRLAVQVIDGENVVQQSTAVTFTVQRVHKP, encoded by the coding sequence ATGCGACCACTGTTATTACTTCTACTGCTGTCCTTCATTTTTCCCGTGATGGCCCAAATCTACAAATACACCGATGCCGCCGGTAATACCGCCTACAGCAATCAACCGCCCGCTGGTGTTGACGCCCGGGCGGTTGATTTGCCGCCGCTCAACAGCATCGAACGCCAACCGCCCAGCGCTCCCGCACAACCTCAGGCAGGTAATGACGCCGAGCCAATCCACGGTGCCTACGAAAAACTGGAACTCACCGGCCTGCCCACCACAGAAGCGTTGCGCGCCAACAATGGCACCTTCACGATAAACGTACTGATCAAGCCCCGCCTGCAAGACCCCCACCTGCTGCGCCTGCTACTGGACGGTCAGCCCTACGGCCAGCCAGGCAACGTGCCGACCCTGCAACTGGTGAACATCGATCGCGGCGAACACCGCCTCGCCGTGCAAGTGATCGATGGCGAAAACGTTGTGCAGCAGAGCACAGCGGTGACATTCACCGTACAGCGGGTGCACAAGCCTTGA
- a CDS encoding DUF4124 domain-containing protein, with amino-acid sequence MKAWLLIACLIALPVSAEVFMYVDAQGNRVFTDQPKPGNAKRVPLTTSNRIAANPTSAAPLLAQSSPEVQALFHYEVLRILIPEPDATIRSNTGEVIVSATNEPALQPGHRYRLLLDGQPTAEPGLSPVFPLSNIDRGSHTLSVEILDEQGRIVERTASQPFHMQRTSLAQKRRIKPCTLEDYGQRPECPLSDKPGEEKNPFLRLF; translated from the coding sequence TTGAAGGCCTGGCTACTGATCGCCTGCCTGATCGCCCTGCCCGTGTCGGCAGAGGTCTTCATGTATGTCGACGCCCAGGGCAATCGGGTTTTCACCGACCAACCCAAACCCGGCAACGCCAAACGCGTACCGCTGACAACGAGCAATCGAATAGCGGCCAACCCCACCAGTGCAGCGCCGCTGCTTGCCCAGAGCAGTCCTGAAGTACAAGCGCTGTTCCACTATGAGGTGCTGCGCATCCTGATCCCGGAACCCGACGCAACCATCCGCAGCAATACCGGCGAAGTCATCGTCAGCGCCACCAACGAACCCGCCCTGCAACCCGGTCACCGCTACCGGCTGCTGCTCGACGGCCAGCCCACCGCCGAACCCGGCCTGAGCCCGGTGTTCCCGTTGAGCAACATCGATCGCGGCAGCCATACCCTGTCTGTGGAAATCCTCGACGAACAGGGGCGCATCGTCGAACGCACCGCCAGCCAACCTTTCCACATGCAGCGCACGTCTCTCGCCCAGAAGCGCAGGATCAAACCCTGCACTCTCGAAGACTACGGCCAGCGGCCGGAATGCCCGCTCAGCGACAAACCCGGCGAAGAAAAAAATCCTTTCCTGCGACTTTTCTAA
- a CDS encoding cupin domain-containing protein — MKTFPLKTLLAALTALALLGCTTKPPSTEIKREILLQSSKSWDSTPYVRYPDAAPELTVLKLTIPANSKLPWHTHPIPNAAYILSGELTVEDRNSGQTRRIKQGEALAEMVNITHRGVTGDEPVELVVFYAGSEGIPLAE, encoded by the coding sequence ATGAAAACTTTCCCACTCAAGACGCTACTGGCCGCTCTCACCGCCCTCGCCCTTCTAGGCTGCACCACAAAACCCCCATCGACAGAAATCAAACGGGAAATCCTGCTTCAAAGCAGCAAGTCGTGGGATAGCACACCTTACGTTCGCTACCCGGATGCCGCGCCCGAGCTGACAGTGCTCAAACTCACGATCCCTGCCAATAGCAAACTCCCCTGGCACACCCATCCGATTCCCAACGCGGCTTACATCCTCTCAGGCGAGCTAACCGTCGAAGACAGGAACAGCGGCCAGACCCGGCGCATCAAACAAGGCGAAGCGCTGGCCGAAATGGTCAATATCACTCATCGCGGCGTCACCGGCGATGAACCGGTAGAACTTGTTGTGTTCTATGCTGGGAGCGAGGGTATTCCATTGGCGGAGTAG